From Prevotella sp. oral taxon 299 str. F0039:
TTCAGGGGTGATAAGTTTATAGCCCTTACCATGAATATTAATGATTTCTATTTGTTCATCGTCTTTTAAATGTTTACGTAGTTTGGTTATATAAACATCCATAGAGCGTGCATTGAAATAGTTATCATCAATCCAAATGGTTTTTAATGCGAAATCACGTTGTAGAATTTCGTTTGCATGTGAGCAAAGTAAAGCTAACAATTCATTTTCTTTAGTTGTTAGTTTTGTTTGCTTATCTCCAATTGTTAGCAATTGCTTTTGGGTATCAAACGTAAATCTACCAATGTTATACAATGTACTTTCTTTGTTCTTCTTACCATGTACGCGACGAAGAATAGCTTCAATACGGAATACTAGTTCTTCCATAGAGAATGGTTTTGTGATATAATCATCTGCTCCAATCTTGAATCCTTCTAATATATCCTCTTTTAATGTTTTTGCAGTGAGGAATATTATAGGCATATCTGCATTTGATTGTCTTATTTCTTGTGCTAGAGTAAATCCGTCTTTTTTAGGCATCATTACATCAAGAACGCAAATGTCAAATTTATTTTTCAAAAATTCTTTATATCCTGCTTCACCATCTGGGCAAAGAGTTGCTGCATAACCTTTTGCTTGTAGATATTCTCTAAGCAACATTCC
This genomic window contains:
- a CDS encoding response regulator transcription factor, which produces MEDKLKILLCEDDENLGMLLREYLQAKGYAATLCPDGEAGYKEFLKNKFDICVLDVMMPKKDGFTLAQEIRQSNADMPIIFLTAKTLKEDILEGFKIGADDYITKPFSMEELVFRIEAILRRVHGKKNKESTLYNIGRFTFDTQKQLLTIGDKQTKLTTKENELLALLCSHANEILQRDFALKTIWIDDNYFNARSMDVYITKLRKHLKDDEQIEIINIHGKGYKLITPEQD